The segment TGCCTAAGGTTTTTTGGATACAGTGTCTTACCCACTTCTGTCTTCTACAACGGGTGTTATACATCATTTTATTTGTCCAGCCTTTCCGTCAATTCAAAAGCTGGTATAAAAGAAAAACTGTCACTGTTTATATCGTCATTCCATCCTTCAACTGCCAGGAGATTTTCTCCGGGAAACAGTTCGTCTGCAAATCCACTTATATCAAAAAATTCTCCCGGTAAACCCGATTCATTCCGAAGAATTTCTATGCCATTAAGATACACAATGAACGGGCCGTCACAGTCAATGGATAACGTCATATTGGTAACTGCAAATGGGTTATCGACAAAGAAAGCCCTGCGTACATGAACAGTTAAATAATTTCCCTGCATATCTCCGAGGGTGGTCTTGTTCCTCTCACGTCCATAACCAAAACCTGAAGGACCGCTTTGCAAGATACTATCGTCAAATCCGCTTTGGTTCCATCCGGCAGGGGGAAGATCTCCTGCAAAATAGCGCCATGCATCCCCTTCCCTGATCTGTTCTTTTTTGGATAATAATGCCCGCACCTCTCCGTCATTCAATGCATGCTTGTAGATACGAACGTCATCTATACTTCCATTGAATAATCCCCAATTTGAATATCTTGTTCCTATGGCCATATAATGCCGGTCCGTTAACGGCACTATCACATTTCCCGGCGGATGTGTTTGGGTATTCACCAACTGCCCGTCTATATATAACTTCTGTTCCCCCGTAGTCTTGTTGTAGGTACCGACAACATGATACCAGTTTCCATTTGAATCGCCAAAATCCTTAAACGCCTGCTTTGTTGTCTTTATCCCGCTTGCATTCCTTGTGACCACCACAAACCGGAGTAAATCAGGCATGTCAGTATGAAAAAGCAAGTCAAATCCTTCCCGGCATTGCTCATCAGCATCCCATCTATATCCACCAAAGATAACATTGTTTCCGGATGCGTTTTTCCTGAACCACGCAGATACTGAAATCTCGTCGTAATTCATACGGGGAATTGTTACATAACCTTTACCGTCAAAATGTAACGCACCGCCGGTTTTCCCTGTTGTCCAGGTAGCGCCAAGAATTGTACCATGCCTGTTATTCCCTGAAGAATCCCCTGCAATTATACCCGTCCCTTCATCAAATGGATACCAGGCCTCGGCAACCCACGGATACTCATCAATAGCAGTCGTAAAGCTCCAGGCATAATACGCAGTCATCGCATTCCCCGATACATCCCTTACCCCGGTAGTTATTATTACCGTATAGTTCATACCATATGACAGAGGATTTAGCGGTGTAAAAATTGCCGTCCTATCGTCAGCCCTGTATTTTATGTCACCATCCAGAAGTATACCGTTCCTGTCACTTACCAGAAAGGTAGACCACGTTATACTGCCTGCGTCCATCGGTTTTGTAAATGACGCCGCTATCTCCTTATTATGTACGGACACCCTGGCCGCATTCCTGTCGGGATTTATTTTGTTCACCGCCGGAGGCGTCGTATCAAACATATCTTCTGTAGTAAAACTCCAGGTATAATCCGCAGGTATCGCATTCCCTATTACATCCCTTACCCCGGTAGTTATTGTTGCCGTATAGTTCGTATCATATGACAGGAGATTCGCAGGCACAAAAATGGCAGTCATACTGCCAGGATAATAAAATACTTGCCCCCCTATTGGATAGATCCCGTCATTTACCAGAAACGTAAAACCTGTTATACTTCCTGCGTCCATTGGTTTTGAAAATGTCACCTGTATTGCACTATTTACAGGCACCCCGGTTGCATTCAGGACAGGATTTGTTGCATTTACCCTCGGAAGCGCTGTGTCGTATGCCTGGGTTGCCCTCAGCATTAATGCGTTAGCATAAAACTGGCCGGTTGGAGACGAAACGGTGATCACCATCTCACCATCCGCACCGGGATTAATGTTAGTGAAACGCGCAACGTACCCATTGATGGTATTATAGCCATTCACTATCGCTACCGAGGGATCCGTTACTCCGGAAAAAACAGCGCCTGGTGTGCTTGCGTTTGTAAAGGACACAACGTCCGATATGGTGGTTATCGTTACCCGGTTGGTATAAGAGGCATGATTGCGGTTCCCGAAAAGGACAAATTCATAGTCCAGACCGGGATCCAGACCGGTAAAGGCAAAAGTCAGATTTGGCCCGCTGTAACTGATAAGTCCTTCACTGTCTACAACCCCGTTAAAGACGGTATACGCATCAGTGCTGCTGTTTGCGTTACTGCCTTGAGCAGGTATTTTATAGGAGCCAATATATCCGCCGGCAACCGTCAGGGCAACAGGGACTTCCGTACCGGTAAAGTAATCCTTGAGCAGCCCGCTTTGCCCTGTAGTATAAAGCGTGATCCCTGTATCCACCTGCCCTTCAGACCAGAAAAGATCGTTGTATGCAGTAAACACATGTATCCCGGAAACAACCGTTACCATCACGGTTGCCTCATTCGATTCCAATCCTGCATTGTTCAGCACCGTATAGGTAAAACTATCCGTTCCCTCAAATCCTGCATCAGGCGTATAGGTCACAGTACCGTCAGAATTCGATACCACAAAACCACTGGCAGGATTGTTTATGATCTCCACCGTGGTTAGATCAATTGTGCTCTCAGAGTCCGTATCATTGGCAACAACATCAATATTTACCGGAGTATTCTCATTCGTTATGGCCCTGTCATCGTTGGCAACAGGTGTCATGTTGCCGGTAATAACGCCATTCATTTCTGTTTCACCATGAACAAATCCATTAACAGTCAGGACAAATACAGCCAGGACAAGGAACATAATAACGCCTGAGGAATTTTGGAAAAACGGTTTCGGTCGCTTCTTTTTTTTATGAAGGGCAGTATGCATCATTTTAGTTACCCTGCCTTTCCGTTAATTCAAACTCCGGGGTAAAAGAAAAAGTATCACTATTAATATCGTCATTACTTCCTTCAACAGCCAATATATTTTCACCGGGAAACATTTCGTGTATAAAACCGCTAACATCTAACGGTTCGTCCGGCAAACCCGACACGTTCCGGATAATCTCTATGCCATTAAGATAGGCAATGAACGGACCATCACAATCAACGAACAAGGTCATATTTTTAACTGCATGTATGTTATCAATAATAAACTCCCTTCGTGTATAAACCGTTTTATATCTGCCCCGCATATCTCCCAGGGTGGTCTTATTCCTTTGTTCCAGGGTTTCCCCGTCCTTCCCCCTTGCCATTCCCTGTCCATATCCAAAACCTGACTGTCCCCTTTGCCAACTCTTATCATCAAACCCGCTTTGGTTCCATCCGGGCGGAGGTTCTTGGGGGCCTTTAAAATAACGCCACTCATCCCCTTTTCTAATCGTTACTTTTTTCTCTTTTTCATTTAAAGAAACGCTCCTGGCATACACATCCTGCATAAACAATCCGCCCATACCTAAGATGAAGCTCAAGGATATGGCCGTATAAATTACTCCGTTTAACAAAGAAGGCAACCAGCCCTTTCGCGTGTAACACTTCAATCCCTTTTTCATAAATTATCCCCCATGGTTTTCTTGTTGAATGAGTTTCTTCTCTCATACATTGTTCTAAATCTTAATATCCTTCGGTTTTACTTCAGAATGGCACAAACGCATAGGAATCTAAAGAAAAGTGCCTATACCTATTGCTCTGATGGTTTTTCCTAAGCAAAACCAAAAATCTTTCTTTGAAATTCCCGTATTTTGAATAGACATGTATACCATTCCTCATTTCCCGATACATTGCAAGCAATAAGGGATCTATTTTCAAAATGCTTTCATAAAGAATTATATATTATTTATGATAGTAATGTAAATACGGTAAAACGGATATACT is part of the Candidatus Jettenia sp. AMX2 genome and harbors:
- a CDS encoding Ig-like domain-containing protein, producing the protein MMHTALHKKKKRPKPFFQNSSGVIMFLVLAVFVLTVNGFVHGETEMNGVITGNMTPVANDDRAITNENTPVNIDVVANDTDSESTIDLTTVEIINNPASGFVVSNSDGTVTYTPDAGFEGTDSFTYTVLNNAGLESNEATVMVTVVSGIHVFTAYNDLFWSEGQVDTGITLYTTGQSGLLKDYFTGTEVPVALTVAGGYIGSYKIPAQGSNANSSTDAYTVFNGVVDSEGLISYSGPNLTFAFTGLDPGLDYEFVLFGNRNHASYTNRVTITTISDVVSFTNASTPGAVFSGVTDPSVAIVNGYNTINGYVARFTNINPGADGEMVITVSSPTGQFYANALMLRATQAYDTALPRVNATNPVLNATGVPVNSAIQVTFSKPMDAGSITGFTFLVNDGIYPIGGQVFYYPGSMTAIFVPANLLSYDTNYTATITTGVRDVIGNAIPADYTWSFTTEDMFDTTPPAVNKINPDRNAARVSVHNKEIAASFTKPMDAGSITWSTFLVSDRNGILLDGDIKYRADDRTAIFTPLNPLSYGMNYTVIITTGVRDVSGNAMTAYYAWSFTTAIDEYPWVAEAWYPFDEGTGIIAGDSSGNNRHGTILGATWTTGKTGGALHFDGKGYVTIPRMNYDEISVSAWFRKNASGNNVIFGGYRWDADEQCREGFDLLFHTDMPDLLRFVVVTRNASGIKTTKQAFKDFGDSNGNWYHVVGTYNKTTGEQKLYIDGQLVNTQTHPPGNVIVPLTDRHYMAIGTRYSNWGLFNGSIDDVRIYKHALNDGEVRALLSKKEQIREGDAWRYFAGDLPPAGWNQSGFDDSILQSGPSGFGYGRERNKTTLGDMQGNYLTVHVRRAFFVDNPFAVTNMTLSIDCDGPFIVYLNGIEILRNESGLPGEFFDISGFADELFPGENLLAVEGWNDDINSDSFSFIPAFELTERLDK